Within the Legionella pneumophila subsp. pneumophila str. Philadelphia 1 genome, the region TATCGCATCAGAATGACATATAAAATGAGCATTAGGAAAATCGCATAATCCTCCAATGTGATCAGCATGAAAATGCGAAATCACAATATAATTGATATCTTCGGGTTTTATATGAATTTCTAGCAACTGTTCTTTTAAGGATTTTACAAGTGTCATAGGAGTTAAATGACGATATATAGAGGCTGGAAATTTTTGGGTTAAGCAGGTAAAACGGTCAGAATATCCTGTGTCAAATAAAATATATCCGTGACTTGGGTGTTTTATAAGAGCACAGAAGGATGGATATTCACGCTGTCTGATTTTCCCATTTTTTAAAGTCATGCGTTCGCAATGTTTGCAATAGCCAGCTTCAAATAACTGATACTCTATATGCATGAACAATACCATTCAGCAAATTTCATTATACCCTCATCAATGCTATAAATTGGCTTATACTTTAAATCTTTTTTTGCCTCTTCAATATTTAATGTTTGTCCAAAAGCCAACACTCCGACACCATACTCTGTAATCTTTGGTTCTGTTTTCAGATAAAGCAACCGATGCAAAAACTCAAGAAACTTTGCGACAAATCTTGCGTGATTATAAGGAATGCTTCTGGTTTTTAATGGTTTATTAAGAGCAGAAAACATCCTTGAAATGATATCAATAAAAGTCCGAGGTTCATCATTAGTGATATTATATTTTTTCCCTGAATAGCATTTATCTGCCAAAGCAGCCAAAATCAGGCTTTCCACTACATTCTCTACAAAAGTAATATCAATCAAATGATTACCTGAACCAATGATTGGAAGCACCCCTTGGCGCTCTGCTTTCAATAAACGGGGGAAAATAGCGCGATCATATGGTCCAAAAATTCCTCTGGGACGTATGGTAATCACATCCAGATCATGCTGTAGTTGAGCTTTATCTACGATGGATTCAGCAATTAATTTGGTTTGCACATAATAATTGACCGGTTTTGCTGGTAAAAGTGCATTTTCTTTAATATTGTGCTTCTCGGTAAAATCAAAATAAATACTAGGAGTGGAGACATAAACAAGTCGAGCCTGACTGGGAGTTGCCTGAACGACATTGTGAGTCCCTATGACATTAGCCTGATAAAAATCTTTATATTTTCCCCAGGGGCTTGATAAAGCTGCGCAATGAAATATGAAATCCGCATTTTGACTTATCAAAGACAAAGACTCCAGATCCTTTAAATCGAGTGGAACAAATGTTGCTCCTATTTGGCTTATTATTTCACCCAACTGCAAATTGCGTCCTAATGCAATGACTGCATGGCCTTCCTTAATCAAGCGTCTTGTAAGATTTAAACCTAAACATCCTGTAGCGCCGGTTACAACTGAAATCATACTAATACTCCAGTATCATTCCAGCAGCTGACAATCCAGCGCCAGTACCTAATAAATAAACCAACTGCCCGCGTTCTAAATTATGATTATGGATCAAATGACACAATGCGGAAGGCAGAGAAGCAGCCATTTGATTGCCATGCGTCGTGTAAATATCAACAAATTTTTCACCAGGGATGCCAAGCTTTTTACGTATATGATGCATAGCAAGCAAGCTGGCTTGATGTGGGACAACCCAATCAACATCATTTAGAGTTATACTAGCTTTAGCAAATAACTCCTCTTGCATGGGTCCAATCATTTGGCTGGCCAGTTTGAATACACGCTTTCCATCCATTTTAAATAAACCGTATTTCTTATCGTACTCACTTGCAGGCGGCATGAATGTTCCTCCAGCCTGGACCTGGCAAAAGTCAGCACCAAAACTGTATGTTTTCATATGAGCAGCAAGAATTCGACTATAGTCATTGCTTCTTTCAACAACACAAGCAGCTGCCCCGTCACCAAAAATCGTACAGGTTTCCAAGTCGCTCCAATCCAGGCCAAATGAAGGGATATCACTTGATACAATAAGTATACGATTAAATCTGCCCCCTGAGAGCATATATGATGCCGCATCGAGTGCAGTGAGAAAACTAAGACAGGTACTGTTAATATCAAAACAGGCGATTCCTGAATTATCTAATCCCAATTGTTTTTGAACCAGAACCGCCGTACATGGTATAGGTTGCTCTCCGGCTCCACACGCCCCAATAATGGCATCAATTTCAGCTAAAGTAATTCCTGCTTGTTCCACAGCGTGTAATGCAGCTTGACTTGCCATATAGGAGGTTGTTTCACTGACTCTGGCAAAATGCCTGGAAACTAATCCGGACTTCTTCTGAACACTGCCTTCAGGAAGATTGAGTTTTTTATCCAGATCAGATGAAAACACTATGTTTGCGGGTAAATATTTTCCCATTCCGATGATTTTTGCTGACGACATAGAACTGACTTGTTAAAGGATGGAGCAATTATTGTACTATAAGGCCTATTATAGTCAAAGAGAACTTTTTAAAGGTTGGTTGGTAAATAATTGCCGTGCATTTGTATAAATGATAATCTATCTAATCTTATATGTTATCTAAAATATGCATGAAAATCCTGACTGTACTGGACAGCTATCCTCCCGACTTAAATGGTGGTGCTTATTTTACTCACCGTTTGGCAAAATTCTTACAAGCCAAAGGGCATGAAGTTCTTGTGATATGCCCCTCTCGAAGCCTGAAGCAAGGTTATACAAGCTATGAAGGAGTCAATCTCTATGGAGTACGATCATGGCCAGCCCTTGGTTACAAAAACTTTCGTGTTTGCTGGCCTTTCTTCATCAAGAAGGGTATTTTAAAAGCAATAACAGACTTTAATCCTGATGTCGTTCATTTGCAGGGAAAATTTTTCTTAGGTGGAATTTGCTATCGAGCCTGTCGTAAAAAGGGTATCCCGTTAATGGCTACTAATCATTTTATGCCAGAAAATTTTTTTCATTATACTCACCTTCCCAAGTATTTTGAAAAATGGTTTCATCGCACCACATGGAATATTGTGATTGACATGCTAAATCATGTAAAGATAGTCACTACTCCTACCCACACTGCAGCTAACTTACTTAAAGAAGTACACATACAAAAAGAAATTCATGTTGTTTCTTGTGGAGTGGATCTACAAAAATTTCAACCAAAACAAAATGCCAATCTCATTAGACAACGTTATAAAATCCCTGATAAGCCAATTCTATTGTATGCTGGTCGTTTGGATAAAGAAAAAAATTTATCAATAGCCATAAAAGCATTTTATAAAGCAAGACAATCCATTGATGCTCATTTTGTTTTAACCGGTCGTGGTGCGGAATTACAAAGATTAAAAAAACTGGTTCAGACACTGAATCTCACTGAGCATGTCACTTTTACAGGATATCTATCAGACGCGGAATATCCGCTGGTATATAGTTTAGCAAATTGTTTTGTAAACCCGGGAACTGCTGAATTACAAAGTATTGTTGCCTTGGAAGCAATTGCTTCTGGATTGCCTCTTTTGGCTGCAAAAGCGATGGCTTTACCTGAACTTGTTAAAGAAGGAGTAAATGGTTATCTCTTTGACCCTAATGACGTTGAGACATTGTCTTGTTATATGGTCAAGATTCTTAGTGATAGGACTTTCAGTGAACAAATGGGAAGGGAGAGCAGAAAATTATCTCAAGAGCATGATATCAAACGAACTATCGAACAATATGAAACACTCTATCAATCGATGGTGAGTTAATGAAAGCAGTCGCAAATCGCTACTATGTTCTTTGTCAGGAAAAAGTATTCATAAGAAGTCTGCTTAGTGGCTTTTTTTTGCTTTTTATAAGTTTTCTCATTATGAATTTTGCAGGAAAATATGCTTCACTTATGGCCGGTAATCCGGTAAATGATTTAATTCTTGATAATTTACCTCTGCGTGATGTAACTCTTTTTCATGTTAATGCGGCTATTATCTTTTGGACAATTTTTACTATTTATACCCTGTTAAATCCAGCCTTCATTCCTTTTATCACTAAAAGTGCCGCGCTGTTTATATTGATACGTTGTGCCTTTATTAGTATGACCCATCTCGGTGCACCTCCTAATCAACTGTCTATTCCAGATAATTTTTCATCTCTTGTTTTATTTGATGGAGATTTATTTTTTTCTGGACATGTCGGAGGCCCTTTTTTAATGATGCTTATCTTTTGGAATAAGACAACATTACGTTATATTTGCCTTGCTGCTGCAGTTTTTTTCGCTTATACGGTGCTGATTGGTCATATTCATTATAGTATTGATGTTTTTGCAGCCCCATTTATTACTTATGGAATATTTCATATAGGCCAATTCCTGTTTGCATCAGATTATCAACGACTAAAATCAGAACTGACATCATCAACTGGAAATTGATAACAGTTGCACCATGCTGCAGGATTAACCCGCATGAGAAAGTAATTCGGTAAATATTTGGCTGAGATAATCAATTCCAGCTTATACCTACTCAAATAATCCCAGTAATATTTCAACAGGGTGAGAAGCTTTTAAACCAGTTAATCGTTTGACTTGTGCTCGACATGAATAGCCATCGACTAAAGTATTAGCTAAACCAGTACTGTCTTCAAAATAATTCTTCCATGATAAATCAAACAAGCCATGGGAATTAAATTGATGGATTGACTCATGTCCATAAGCTCCAGCCATACCACAACACCCTGTTTTTTCAGCAACTAGAGTCAAACCAAAAAATTGAAAGACTTTCTGCCACTGCATTAAAGCTTCACTGCAATTTGCCTGTTCTGTGCAATGACTTAGCAATAAATACTGATTAAGTTTTTCATTAGCTTTTATTGGTAACTCGTTGACTTTTTCACTACCCAGTATTTGCGAGAGCCACTCTTGAATCAACAGGATTTTACTAGTGTAATTTTCGTGTAAATATTCAGAATATTCATATCGATAGGTTAATACCATAGCTGGATCTAGTCCTATCATGGTTAATCGATGATCTGATAGCTTTTGAAGCATTAAATCATTTTTTCTGGTAATTTTTGCAAATGACTGAAGCATTCCATTGTCGTGCAGAGTTTTACCATTTTCAAACCAAGGTAATACATAAACCTGGAACCCCAGTTTTTTTATTAACTGACAAGCTTTCAGCACAAGTTCAGCTTCATAAAAACTGGTCACCCAATCCTGTATATAAATTACAGTTTTCTCACTGACAGGTAAATGGTTTAAATCAAGCCATGGAATATTATTTGCCTTTAAGAGTGACTTCAGATTTGGACTACTAAACAAAGGGAGATCAACCAACCCTGTGTATTTATGTAAACAATATTTTACTAATTTATTTGAGAGACAGAAATTAGCTAATTCTGGAAACAGGCTTTGAAAATATCCAACACGTTCACTGTAAGCAATAAGATAATCTTTTATTGAGCGAGAATATCGTGTGTGATAGGTTTGCAAAAATTTTGCTTTAAACGAAGGAACATTGATATTAACCGGACATTGAGAACGACATGCATGGCATCCCAGACATCCTTCTAGCGCAGTATAAACTTCATGGGAAAAATCATATTGGCCGTGATTCCTTTTGTAAGTATTTAATCGCTTTTTCAACGGCCATGTTAATTCTCGCTTTCCTGTCAAAGCACTTAATTGCCTTAACCATTCCCTAACCAAGCTGGCTCTTCCTTTAGGAGAATGAATTCTATCCCTGCTTATTTTATAAGAAGGGCACATCACATCTTGTAATTTATAATCGAAACACGCTCCATTTCCATTGCAGTTTAAAGGTAATTGATAAGAATCTCTATACTGGTAGTTAATTTGACTGTCTACATCTGCTCTGGTTTTTTCCGAACGGATGCTGGCAAGTGAATCATGGCTACCTAAGGGGACAGCAATTTTTCCAGGATTTAATTGGTTGAAAGGATCACAGCTTGATTTAATTTTCCTGAGCTCATTGTAGAGTTCCTCTCCAAAAAATACAGGCACGAATTCACTTCGAAATCCTTTACCGTGCTCGCCCCACAATACCCCACCGTATTTATGGGCAAGTTGCGCCACCTTTTCTATTATTTCGTAATAGATTTCCCTATCTTTTGCATCCATCAAGTTCAATTCAGGGCGAACATGTAAACACCCTACATCAACATGACCAAACATCCCATAACTAACCCCATGAGAATCAAGTAACTCACGAAATTCCTTGACATAGTCAGCCAAATACTCTGGAGGAACAACAGTATCCTCAACACCCGATATGGGTTTTCTTACACCCTTTACTTTACCTAAAAGCCCAACACTGCGCTTTCTTAACTCCCAAAGATTGATAATATCCTCATTATTAGTAACAAAATGAAAATCCGTACCTTTTAAACTTTTCTTCAATAATTGCGCATGGTGTAGTAACACTTTTTCATCGTTTGCCACAAATTCAATCAAATTAATTGCATCAACTTGGATGTTGTTTCCAGAGCTCAGAAAAGATTTCAGAGAATGATAAATAATATCTGTCTTGGCCAATTTCAAAATAGTGCTATCCATTGTTTCAATGGCTTCTGGATCAAATGCCACCAAATGCTTTGCATGCTCAAGAGCATCACTAAATGTAGGATACAAAACAACAAACAGGCATTTGTATTTGGGTATATTCGTTAATTTTAACTTGATTTTAGTGACATAGGCCAAAGTTCCTTCAGAACCTGCGAGAATATAATTGGCATTGAATCTCTTGCCATCATTTGAGTAAATTTTTGCCAAATTGTAACCGGAGACAAATCGATGCAATTTAGGTAATTGCCTATCAATTGTCTCTCGATGTTCCTGGACAGTTTTATCCAATTGCTTATAAAACTGCCCTACCTGCCCAGGCAATTTTTTCATATTATCAAGAAGACTGACATCTATCTCTTCACTGGTA harbors:
- a CDS encoding NAD-dependent epimerase/dehydratase family protein, translated to MISVVTGATGCLGLNLTRRLIKEGHAVIALGRNLQLGEIISQIGATFVPLDLKDLESLSLISQNADFIFHCAALSSPWGKYKDFYQANVIGTHNVVQATPSQARLVYVSTPSIYFDFTEKHNIKENALLPAKPVNYYVQTKLIAESIVDKAQLQHDLDVITIRPRGIFGPYDRAIFPRLLKAERQGVLPIIGSGNHLIDITFVENVVESLILAALADKCYSGKKYNITNDEPRTFIDIISRMFSALNKPLKTRSIPYNHARFVAKFLEFLHRLLYLKTEPKITEYGVGVLAFGQTLNIEEAKKDLKYKPIYSIDEGIMKFAEWYCSCI
- a CDS encoding beta-ketoacyl-ACP synthase III; the protein is MSSAKIIGMGKYLPANIVFSSDLDKKLNLPEGSVQKKSGLVSRHFARVSETTSYMASQAALHAVEQAGITLAEIDAIIGACGAGEQPIPCTAVLVQKQLGLDNSGIACFDINSTCLSFLTALDAASYMLSGGRFNRILIVSSDIPSFGLDWSDLETCTIFGDGAAACVVERSNDYSRILAAHMKTYSFGADFCQVQAGGTFMPPASEYDKKYGLFKMDGKRVFKLASQMIGPMQEELFAKASITLNDVDWVVPHQASLLAMHHIRKKLGIPGEKFVDIYTTHGNQMAASLPSALCHLIHNHNLERGQLVYLLGTGAGLSAAGMILEY
- a CDS encoding glycosyltransferase family 4 protein, giving the protein MKILTVLDSYPPDLNGGAYFTHRLAKFLQAKGHEVLVICPSRSLKQGYTSYEGVNLYGVRSWPALGYKNFRVCWPFFIKKGILKAITDFNPDVVHLQGKFFLGGICYRACRKKGIPLMATNHFMPENFFHYTHLPKYFEKWFHRTTWNIVIDMLNHVKIVTTPTHTAANLLKEVHIQKEIHVVSCGVDLQKFQPKQNANLIRQRYKIPDKPILLYAGRLDKEKNLSIAIKAFYKARQSIDAHFVLTGRGAELQRLKKLVQTLNLTEHVTFTGYLSDAEYPLVYSLANCFVNPGTAELQSIVALEAIASGLPLLAAKAMALPELVKEGVNGYLFDPNDVETLSCYMVKILSDRTFSEQMGRESRKLSQEHDIKRTIEQYETLYQSMVS
- a CDS encoding phosphatase PAP2-related protein codes for the protein MKAVANRYYVLCQEKVFIRSLLSGFFLLFISFLIMNFAGKYASLMAGNPVNDLILDNLPLRDVTLFHVNAAIIFWTIFTIYTLLNPAFIPFITKSAALFILIRCAFISMTHLGAPPNQLSIPDNFSSLVLFDGDLFFSGHVGGPFLMMLIFWNKTTLRYICLAAAVFFAYTVLIGHIHYSIDVFAAPFITYGIFHIGQFLFASDYQRLKSELTSSTGN
- a CDS encoding FAD-binding and (Fe-S)-binding domain-containing protein; translation: MIPRLTSSTATPRKIRLFLQQLEKIPDFHGEIDEALSSRIVLSTDNSVYQIIPEAIIFPKSENDISHIFKLASSGQFRDLTFTPRGGGTGTNGQSLNAGIIIDCSRFMNHIVEINSDEDWVLVEAGVVLDQLNEYLKPYNKFFAPALSPSNRATIGGMVNTDASGKGSRLYGKTSQYILALTAVYLGGEVHTSEEIDVSLLDNMKKLPGQVGQFYKQLDKTVQEHRETIDRQLPKLHRFVSGYNLAKIYSNDGKRFNANYILAGSEGTLAYVTKIKLKLTNIPKYKCLFVVLYPTFSDALEHAKHLVAFDPEAIETMDSTILKLAKTDIIYHSLKSFLSSGNNIQVDAINLIEFVANDEKVLLHHAQLLKKSLKGTDFHFVTNNEDIINLWELRKRSVGLLGKVKGVRKPISGVEDTVVPPEYLADYVKEFRELLDSHGVSYGMFGHVDVGCLHVRPELNLMDAKDREIYYEIIEKVAQLAHKYGGVLWGEHGKGFRSEFVPVFFGEELYNELRKIKSSCDPFNQLNPGKIAVPLGSHDSLASIRSEKTRADVDSQINYQYRDSYQLPLNCNGNGACFDYKLQDVMCPSYKISRDRIHSPKGRASLVREWLRQLSALTGKRELTWPLKKRLNTYKRNHGQYDFSHEVYTALEGCLGCHACRSQCPVNINVPSFKAKFLQTYHTRYSRSIKDYLIAYSERVGYFQSLFPELANFCLSNKLVKYCLHKYTGLVDLPLFSSPNLKSLLKANNIPWLDLNHLPVSEKTVIYIQDWVTSFYEAELVLKACQLIKKLGFQVYVLPWFENGKTLHDNGMLQSFAKITRKNDLMLQKLSDHRLTMIGLDPAMVLTYRYEYSEYLHENYTSKILLIQEWLSQILGSEKVNELPIKANEKLNQYLLLSHCTEQANCSEALMQWQKVFQFFGLTLVAEKTGCCGMAGAYGHESIHQFNSHGLFDLSWKNYFEDSTGLANTLVDGYSCRAQVKRLTGLKASHPVEILLGLFE